From Syntrophorhabdus sp., a single genomic window includes:
- a CDS encoding ankyrin repeat domain-containing protein, whose translation MTEDSILNIDIITASKEGKPELVRKLIKAGSNVNDRDTGGYTALHWACQRHFVEIVLILIERGADVNTKSTERTECQTPLHLACIFQNPQIVRLLLEAGADASARNQERWTPLDYLRQKPVTNPAREEILDLFREHAPEMVMERYCSPGPGT comes from the coding sequence ATGACAGAAGACAGCATTCTCAATATAGACATCATTACAGCCTCCAAAGAGGGTAAACCCGAGCTCGTCCGAAAGCTCATAAAGGCTGGTTCGAACGTCAACGACAGGGACACCGGTGGTTATACGGCCCTCCACTGGGCTTGCCAGCGTCATTTTGTAGAAATCGTCCTTATTCTGATTGAAAGAGGGGCGGACGTGAATACCAAGAGCACTGAGAGAACGGAATGTCAGACTCCCCTCCACCTTGCGTGCATTTTTCAGAACCCGCAGATCGTCCGGCTCCTCCTCGAGGCCGGGGCGGATGCAAGCGCCCGAAACCAGGAACGGTGGACCCCCCTGGATTATCTGAGACAGAAGCCGGTTACCAACCCCGCCCGCGAAGAGATCCTCGATCTCTTCCGCGAGCACGCACCGGAGATGGTGATGGAGAGGTACTGCAGCCCGGGCCCGGGGACATGA